From the genome of Papaver somniferum cultivar HN1 chromosome 2, ASM357369v1, whole genome shotgun sequence, one region includes:
- the LOC113349282 gene encoding acid phosphatase 1-like: protein MNYSTRIFIILVISIQISHIYSQSVIQSPLEKNRIIDRKTLIRDTTDDDEIFCDSWKFTVETNDAGIWSRIPKRCVKFVGDYMLGIRYASDSDRVLDSSLSFARNVKIAGDGKDAWVFDIDETLLSNVPYYQLHGFGSGLFDEKSFDEWVDLAEAPALPASLKLFYELKHLGFKIVLLTGRSEFQRSATEKNLLFAGYDDWEKLLLRNDSDIGKNATLYKSQRRQLAEEEGYRIHGNSGDQWSDLLGFARATRSFKLPNPMYYIA from the exons ATGAATTATTCCACCCGAATTTTCATAATTCTAGTCATTTCAATCCAAATTTCTCATATTTATTCTCAATCAGTTATTCAATCGCCACTAGAAAAAAATCGAATTATTGATAGAAAAACATTAATCAGAGATACAACCGATGATGATGAAATCTTCTGTGATAGCTGGAAATTCACTGTAGAAACAAATGATGCAGGGATTTGGAGTCGGAttccaaaaagatgtgtaaaaTTTGTTGGTGATTATATGTTAGGTATACGTTATGCGTCAGATTCAGATCGAGTTTTAGATTCTTCGTTATCGTTTGCGAGAAATGTTAAGATTGCTGGTGATGGAAAAGATGCTTGGGTTTTTGATATCGATGAGACATTGTTATCAAATGTTCCTTATTATCAACTCCATGGATTTGG atCGGGGTTGTTTGATGAGAAATCATTTGATGAATGGGTGGATTTAGCTGAGGCACCAGCTCTACCTGCAAGTTTGAAGCTGTTCTATGAGCTTAAGCATTTAGGTTTCAAGATCGTTCTATTGACAGGACGTTCGGAGTTTCAAAGAAGTGCTACGGAGAAAAATCTCTTGTTCGCTGGTTACGATGATTGGGAGAAGCTCTTATTAAG GAACGATTCGGACATAGGAAAAAATGCTACATTGTATAAATCACAGAGGAGGCAGCTGGCGGAAGAAGAAGGATATAGAATTCATGGGAACTCAGGTGATCAGTGGAGTGATTTGCTAGGTTTCGCTCGGGCTACAAGATCCTTCAAACTCCCTAATCCAATGTATTACattgcttga